From Triticum aestivum cultivar Chinese Spring chromosome 7B, IWGSC CS RefSeq v2.1, whole genome shotgun sequence:
TGTGGTTGCGTGGGGCCCACAAGAGGCCCCCCGGCTGGATCCAATGCCCACTAGTCGTATTACCCTAAAAATCACTGTAAAATTTATGGGATTTTTTCGCCGCCATCTATGATGTAGAATAGAGGTGGAGCACTTCTCTGCTCTCGTAGGGCTATTTCTCCGAGATCCATTCCCTCTAGAAGGGGGAGTTGAAACCATCGGCATCACCAACGCTCCATTCATCGCGGGgatcatcatcaacaccatcatcatcgACATCCTTGTTAAATCCTAGCTTTAATCTATAAACTATTGTCTCGGATCTTTTTTTGAGATTACTTTTTGCTATTGGTTACTATTTGTAGTTGAAACTTAGAATTTTTTATTGGAGAAAAATCTATATGTTTTAGACTGTTAATCCTTCCATGCCCACCGATCATGATCCATATGATGTCTTTTGAGTAGGCTGTTacattcttgaggacatgggataaACCTTGTTACTAGTAATCTTGTGAGGTTAAATAAAATTCACTGATTGATATTATGTTGTGGTGTAATTCTATAATGGTGATGTGCCAACGTCGACTATTGATCACTTAAGCGTTAAGGGCCTAGAGGAGATCATTGTGGGATTACTTTTATCTATGATGGGTGGTTGAAGTGACAGAAAATACCAAACCCTAAGTTTATGAACTATTACACGAGGGGCCGTTGAACCCCCAAAGTTGAATGCTATGGTTATATGGTGTCTTAGTTTCTcttttgtatttgcggatgcttatATAGAGGGTATAATTGTAAGTAcattgtttgttcaagtaagaacaccaCATTCTTATAGGTTCCACCACAACAAATTATAAAAGCGATGAATATTAACTCAATGAAAGTAGATGAAAGTAACTTGGTGAATCTCCCGTGTGTCGCCGAGAGCAATTTGATTTCTAGTAATACAACGGGCATGTCCTTAGCATAATTAAGGATCGGGCCACTTGCCACATTGTTGCAGTTTTGCTTCTATTTATGTTCTTGCAATGGTTCTTGTGATAAAACAAACAATCAAACAATCTTTGCAGCTTATACGGTTATTCCTTACTAGTTTTTATCTACCAATTCATTtttctcctcattgggttcgacactcttacttatcgaaaaagggCTACAATAGACCCCTGACACTTGTGGGTAAttcattgtcaatgtagtcaagtAACGAGAACCTAGCAAGTACCGACTTTTATTGTGAagatgacatctgggacccactaggTTAAAGCCTACACAAGTTGTTAGCATGTACGACCCCAATTGGTACATACGGGTCTCCAACAACTAGTCACGGCCAAAGAGGGAGATACATTATGGGTAAATACCATATGTGGTTGTATCGAGTACTCAACAATGCACACTCATGCAAATACATtagagagaggggggagaactACAAATGGGTACCATACGATATTATATCTAGTAATCAATAGTCCACACTTGAATTCATTTTGGAGGGGCAAAAATATCGACTATGCATGAGAAGGGGGGGGAATACACACACAACTAACACATTTTAAGATCTTGTCTTGGCATGAGTGCACGGTTCATGGATAAAGCACAAGACTAAACTCAACCGACCATGAGAATAGGGAAAATGCAATGTTAGTTTAAGAATTTAGTTCATTTACTAAGAGGCTCACACCTAAGATCCAACAAGTTACAAAGTCCGGTCTCACTCAAGTACATACAGGTCCCCAACGCCCATGCCAAGTACACATCATTTGGTTCATGTACTGAGAAGATGGCATCTGGGACCAAGCTTGTTACAAAGTCTTCTTCCAATCATGTACATACGGGTCTCCAACAACCACATCAAGTATGTATCGTTTGGCTCTTGTACTGAGAGGCTGATATGCGGGACCTAGCTTGTTACAAAGTCCTTTCCTAGCCGTTTACATACAAGTCTCCAAAGGTCGTGCCAAATACACGTCATTTGGCTCCTGTATTGAGAGGTTGACATCTGGGATCCAACTTGTTACAAAGTCCTCTCCCGGTGGTGTAAATGTGAGTCTCCCACAATCTCGGCAGCATACAACTTTTGGCTCCTGTATTGGGAGGCTGGCATCCGAACCCTGTTAGGTCGAAGCTACCTCATGTGGAGCGAATGAGGTGCAATTGACCTTTCCAACCCGGTAAAAATATCGCCCTCACATCGATCACGAACAACCTTGTCATAAAAGGTCCAAAGGATGTCATAGAAGTGCCCCAGTAGGGCACAAGCGCACTTCCAGGAAAATCTTTTGATACATTGTCATAGATTTTTGTGTGCGTAGTAGAGTGTTGCTGCATGTATGATAAAAGTCCTTTTTTCATCATGGATGTGGTCACTGCTATGGCACTTTATCTTTTTTGTTGGGCCATTTTGTCATAGAAGCACGTTTTTGTTGTAGTGCGCGATATGTGTTGTAGTAATAGGTGGAAAGATATATGGTAAAAAACTGTGCATGTCACCTAGTCAACTTCTTGGAGTAGGGGCTATGGCTTGGGTTGTTAGTGGAGATGCTAGTTTTACCAGTATTTGACTAGCCACGAGTACACCATAAAGCCATGCTTTTGTGCGTTTTGGTGTCTGCTAATGGAAGTACTCTTATGACGACGGACGTCCGATTTCATACAACACCGCCTTTGAATATAACTGATAATATGACAAGAAGCTAACAGTGGTTTGGACTACCGTATATAAATATGATGGAAAAGTGTCGTAAGTATAACAATGCTCGTCCGCTAAATTTTTAATTGGGGTGGGGTGGGtgttggcggcggcggggggcATCAAGATATTTCCTTTGATAGTCATGTCCTTCATCGTTTTACCGTAACCCTCTGCCCTTTATTAGTTCTCGATCCACCCAGGCCCCGCTCCTTGTAGTCTTCTCTCCCATTTTCTATCCAACGAATGCCTTCCAAACTATTCTCCCATCCATTGACACCACAGTTCTCTGCTAGTACCTGATCCGGGACATAAGAAGGGCCAGGTAGTAAATCTGATCTCAAGGTTATAAAATATTTTTCTTCTTTTCTCATAAGTTGTTCTTCAAATTGGAGATTTTACCTTCAGGCTTGGAACTTGATTGGGTTGAAAGTTCAGATCTGGTGAACTGAGAGTTACATGTTCATTTGTTGAAAGTAGATCCGGTGAATCAAAGGTTAGTTTTTTATTTGGTTGAGAGTAGTCATGATGAACGGGAAGTTTGGCTAAAAGTAGATCTGGTGAATTTGAAGTTAAATTGTCATTTGGCCAAACGTAGATCTGGTGAATTGGAAGTTAATTTTCATTTGGCTAACCCATGTAACAATTTTCCCTTTTCTGTTCTTTTCGTTTTTCCTAGGGCTGTTTTTATTTGttcctttttttctatttattctttTCCTTTTCCGGCCTTATTTTTTATATTccttttttttgcggaaaaacttccaatctattcatcttcaatcatggcagtacaacgaataccagaaataaaaattacatccagattcgtagaccacctagcgacgactacaagcaccgaagcgagccgaaggcgcgccgccgtcatcgcccctccatcgccggagctgggcacaacttgttgtagtagacagtcgggaagtcgtcgtgctaaggccctataggaccagcaccccagaacagcaaccgccgccgatgaaaaataacgtagatcgaaaggatccaaaccgaagacacacgaacgtagacgaacgacgacgagatccgagcaaatccaccaaagatagatctgccggagacacacctccacacgcccaccaacgatgctagacgcaccgtcggaacgggggctaggcggggagacctttattccatctttagggagccgccgccgtctcgccttcctgaataggacacaaaccctaacaagattgaaaaaaaaactaaaaatggagccctcccgccggcccttgccaggatccaccgcgccttcatggccctagggccaccgcagacgaggcggacctgcgccggcTCCGGCGAGAGGCACGGACCCTAActttttttctttattatttttcATATTCTATGATGTATCTGATGATACTGATTTATTATTTTCTCTAATAATAATAGGAGAAAAatatattgatttgttattgtaatGAATGTTGATTTGTTATTTGCCCAGAGTATCCGTCGAGCATTAGCTGCCGTTGGATTCAGGTGTGAGCACGTTTTCTCATGAGCTGACAAAGATAACTCCATCCTCATGGTTGTCCACCAGATACTAGCTAGTACTCGCTGGTCGTGAGAAATTTACTCAAATTCCTTTTAGAAGCTCACAAATTGAATTAGTATCGGGCCTTGATCTGTGTAGATTCAGGTGATGGTGCACCGCTTAGAATTCCGGCATCTCCATGTCGACGGTGTTCATCGTCATCTTGTAAAGAAAGTTCTCCTCTCCCTTATTCATCGTCACTGATTTCTCCCCTCGGACGCCCTTTTCCCCACTCCCACTCGTTGTTCTTCTCTTCCCCGCAATTTCCCGggccgacggcgacgggggcgggggcggggcgcaTAAAGCAAAGGGCAACTGCCTACTGGCACTGGATTAGCGCCGATTAATTTCCTCTTTTGTTGGTAAGGAAGGAAACCCTAGCTTGACGGACGAACTGTTCTAGGGTGTTGATTTGTTTTTGGGGATTCTTTCCTTGCTGTGGCAGTGAGCAATCagaatcaaaatcaaaatcaaaactaGCTAATCGCCGATTGCTTGCTTCTTTCTGCCATACTAATTAATTCTGTTCCTTGGTCCGATTAGGTTCCTCTACTTCCGCGCGCAAGATCGATCTGAGGCGCGGCAGCTAATCTCGTCGGAAAATCGAGGGTTCAACTGAAGCCAATATGCCCAACGTCAAGTCCGCCGGTGGTGCTGGTGCCAGTGCCATCCctgccggcggcgacggcgaggtggaggCTGGGTTCGCCAAGCTGCAGGGTGAGGATTTCGAGTACTACATGCAGACCTACTCCATCATGCTGGGCCGCAACAGCAAGAAATCCACGGTGGACGTGGATCTCTCCAGCCTTGGCGGGGGGATGAACATCTCGCGCCACCACGCGCGGATATTCTACGACTTCCAGCGCCGCCGCTTCGCGCTCGACGTCATCGGCAAGAACGGCTGCCTGGTTGAGGGTGTCCTGCACCTCCCTGGGAACCCTCCTGTCAAGCTTGACTCGCAGGACCTCCTTCAGATTGGAGACAAGAAGTTTTATTTCCTCTTGCCCACGAGGTCTATCTTTGCCTCGTTCGCTGCTCGGCAAGCCCCTGTTATTCCTCCACAGATCCCGCCGCCAGCTTATGCGCGGCCAGGGCACCCTCGTGTGTCCGATTTCCATGACCGCTTCTCTGAAGGTGATTATGGCCGGGACAGTGATGACATTGGGAATGGTGTTGGGGAAGGTGGAATGAAGGGCAAGCTGAAGAGAACCAAGAAGTCTCCCGGAGATTTGGACATCTATGGTGGGCACAGAATCAATGTTGAAGCAATAGGAACATTGGGTGAAGGTGATACATTATCCTTGCTCATCGTCTTGTTTTTCTTCTAAAAGATATGCAGAGTTGATGATGATTTTGCACTCAAATTTAGCTGTACCTTTTCATGTGGTTATAGTAATATAATGATTAAAGATGATATGCCAACGTTCATATTAAAGACAGATATACACATATAGCGTAAATGTACTGTTACGGGAA
This genomic window contains:
- the LOC123157484 gene encoding FHA domain-containing protein FHA2; protein product: MPNVKSAGGAGASAIPAGGDGEVEAGFAKLQGEDFEYYMQTYSIMLGRNSKKSTVDVDLSSLGGGMNISRHHARIFYDFQRRRFALDVIGKNGCLVEGVLHLPGNPPVKLDSQDLLQIGDKKFYFLLPTRSIFASFAARQAPVIPPQIPPPAYARPGHPRVSDFHDRFSEGDYGRDSDDIGNGVGEGGMKGKLKRTKKSPGDLDIYGGHRINVEAIGTLGEDNRSEIRSRGDKDVDNQHLQTEEKEVVSSVATVLSDLCGPGEWMPMKTLHTELMDQFGNVWHHSRVRKYLTADDWSPIEAKGRPWYGLLGLLRKYPEHFVINTKSKGRAISEFVSLVSLLS